The Oceanicaulis sp. nucleotide sequence TTCGTGGTCGACTTGCCGAGCTTCTTGATCGTGTGGGCTTCGTAGGCACCGTCCTGATCGGACGTGAGGCGGGCGAGGATACGGTCGCCGACGCCGGGCGGGGAGCCCTTGCGGTCGCCGGCCAGGCGGATGGTCGGCCCGCGCAGCTCTTCCTTCACCGGGCGGCAGAGAAACTCCCCGTCCACGTCGCGGTCGAAGACTTCGAGCACGGTCACCGGCGGCAGGCCCGACGCGAGCGCCCAGGCCTTCTTGTGGTTCTTTTCGATCGCGCCGGCGGATTCGAGATCCTTCAGCGCCTGTTTCAGCGCGGTGCGCTGTTCGCCCTTGAGGTCGAGCGCGCGGGCGATCTCGCGCTTGGTGAAGCGGCCTTCGCCCAGCTTGATCGCTTCGAGCAGCGTCTCGCGTGTGAATCCGTGCTCTTCGTAAGGGTCCCTGCTCAAGACTTCGCCTTCTTCGCGCTCGCCCCGCTCTTCTTCGCCCCGGAGGATTTCTTCGCGGCGGGCTTCTTGGCGGGCGCTTTCTTCTTCGCCGGCGCCTTCTTCTTGCCGCCGCCCTTGGCCGCCTTTTCGGCGATCAGGGCCACCGCCTGTTCGAGCGTCACCGCTTCGGGTTCGGTTCCCTTGGGCAGGGTGGCGTTGGTCTTGCCGTGCTTGACGTAAGGCCCGTAGCGCCCGCTCATCACATTGATCGGCTCGCCGTCCTCGGGGTGCTTGCCGAGCTCTTTCAGCGGCTTGGCGGCGGCCCCGCCGCGGCCGCGCGGATTGGCGCGCTTTTCCGCGATCAGATCGACCGCGCGATTGAGCCCGACCTCGAACACTTCGTCGGCGCTTTGCAGGTTGGCGTAGGTCTTGCCGTGCCGGACGAACGGGCCGTACCGGCCGATGCCCGCCTCGATCGGCTCGCCGTCCTCGGGATGCCTGCCCACCTCGCGCGGCAGGTCGATCAGCATGACCGCCTTGTCGAGATCGACATCCGCCGGGTTCCAGCCCTTGGGAATGGAGCCGCGGCGGGGTTTTTCCTCGCCCTCGACGGTCATCTCCAGATAAGGGCCGAAACGGCCGTCCTTGAGATAGATCGTCGCGCCGGTCTCGGGATGCTCGCCCAGCGCGCCGTCGCCGGCGGCCTGGGGCGGGGTGTCGGTCGCGCCCAGGGGCCGGGTGTAGCGGCAATCGGGATAGTTCGAGCAGCCCACAAAGGCGCCGTGCTTGCCCAGGCGCAGGCTGAGTTCGCCGACATTGCAGCTGGGGCAGACCTTCGGATCCGACCCGTCCTCGCGCGGCGGATAGATCAGCGGGGCGAGCTCGACATTCATCTTCTCGATGACGTCGCCGATCCTCAGATCCGCGATCTCCTCGACGCTCGCGGAGAAGTCGCGCCAGAAATCGCGCAACAGCGCCTTCCAGTCGAGATCGCCCGCGCTGACCTTGTCGAGCTGGTCTTCGAGGCTGGCGGTGAAATCGTATTCGACATAGCGCCGGAAGAAGTTCTCCAGGAACGCGATGACCACCCGGCCCTTGTCTTCGGGGAAGAAGCGCTTGTCCTCCATGCGGACATAGCCGCGGTCGCGCAGCACCGAGAGGGTGGAGGCGTAGGTCGACGGCCGGCCGATGCCGAGTTCTTCGAGCTTTTTCACCAGCGTGGCTTCGGTGAAGCGCGGCGGGGGGCTGGTGAAGTGCTGCTCGGCGATCACCTGTTCGGCGGTCGCCTTCGCGCCCTTGTTCACATGCGGCAGCCGGTCCTCGGCCTCCTCGGTCTCGTCGTCGCGGCCTTCCTGGTAGAGCGCGAGGAAGCCGGCGAAGGTCTGCACCTGGCCGGTGGCGCGCAGCGCGGTCTGCCGGTCTTCGCTTTCGAGATCGATGGTCGTGCGGTCGAACCGTGCGCTTTCCATCTGGCTGGCCACGGCGCGCTTCCAGATGAGGTCGTAGAGCCGGGCCTGGTCGCTATCGAGACGCAGCTTGCCGGGCAGGCGCGAGAAGCTCGTCGGCCGGATCGCCTCGTGCGCTTCCTGGGCGTTCTTCGCCTTGGAGGAATACTTTCGGGGGACCTCGGGGACGTAATCGCCGCCATATTCGTTTTTCACCACGGCGCGCGCCTCGGCGATCGCGCCGCCGTCCATGGAGACGCCGTCGGTTCGCATATACGTGATCAGACCCACCGTCTCCCCGCCGATCTCCACACCTTCATAGAGGCGCTGGGCGGTGCGCATGGTGCGCTGGGCGTCGAAGCCGAGCTTGCGCGAGGCTTCCTGCTGCAGGGTGGAGGTGGTGAAGGGCGGCGAGGGGTGTCGCTTGGCGGGTTTGGCCTCGACATTGGCGACGGTGAACGCCGCCGCCTTGACCGCAGCCTCGGCGGCGCGGGCGCGGGCCTCGTTCTCGAGGCTCATCTTGGTGATCTTCTCGCCTTCGAAGCGCGACAGCCGCGCCTTGAAGCTCGCGCTCGCGCCCTCGGCTTTCACCATGGCGTCCAGCGACCAGTATTCTTCCGAAACGAAGCGCTCGATCTCGCCTTCGCGCTCGGTGATCAGCCGCAGGGCGACCGACTGCACGCGGCCGGCGGATTTCGCGCCGGGCAGCTTGCGCCACAGAACCGGAGACAGGGTGAAGCCCACCAGATAGTCGAGCGCGCGGCGGGCGAGATAGGCCTCGACCAGCTCCATGTCGAGCTCGCGGGGCTTGGCGATGGCCTCGCTGACCGACTTCTTGGTGATCGCGTTGAACGCGACGCGCTGGACCTTCTTGTCCTTGAGCGCGCGGCGCTTCTGCAGCGCTTCGAGCAGGTGCCAGCTGATCGCCTCGCCCTCGCGATCGGGGTCGGTGGCGAGGATCAGCGTGTCGGCGTCCTTGAGCGCGTCGGCGATCGCCTTGATGCGGTCGCGCGCCTTGCCCTCGACGGTCCATTCCATCGCGAAATCGTCGTCGGGACGCACCGAGCCGTCCTTCGCGGGCAGGTCGCGGACATGCCCGAAGCTCGCCAGAACCGTGTAGTCCGAGCCCAGATACTTGTTGATCGTCTTGGCTTTGGCCGGGGATTCGACGACGAGGACGTGCATTGCGGCGGGGGACCTTCAAGGGGGTGCGGGCGCTGGGCCGGGGCCCGCTGCCGGAAGAGGGCGGAAGGTGGGTTGAACCTGCAACCCTGTCAACACGAGCCGGCGCACTTGCACCGAAGCGTGTACTCGTTTAGGTAAATCGTGTAAGTTGTATTTACGAGGCGCGCGGCGATGTCCGATTCAAGAGATCCCTTTGATAGTTTCAACGAGCCCGCCAGGCCCGAAGAGGCAGCGGGCTACCTGATCGAGATGCTCGCCTCGATGTCGCACTTCGCCCATATTTCGGA carries:
- the topA gene encoding type I DNA topoisomerase, whose product is MHVLVVESPAKAKTINKYLGSDYTVLASFGHVRDLPAKDGSVRPDDDFAMEWTVEGKARDRIKAIADALKDADTLILATDPDREGEAISWHLLEALQKRRALKDKKVQRVAFNAITKKSVSEAIAKPRELDMELVEAYLARRALDYLVGFTLSPVLWRKLPGAKSAGRVQSVALRLITEREGEIERFVSEEYWSLDAMVKAEGASASFKARLSRFEGEKITKMSLENEARARAAEAAVKAAAFTVANVEAKPAKRHPSPPFTTSTLQQEASRKLGFDAQRTMRTAQRLYEGVEIGGETVGLITYMRTDGVSMDGGAIAEARAVVKNEYGGDYVPEVPRKYSSKAKNAQEAHEAIRPTSFSRLPGKLRLDSDQARLYDLIWKRAVASQMESARFDRTTIDLESEDRQTALRATGQVQTFAGFLALYQEGRDDETEEAEDRLPHVNKGAKATAEQVIAEQHFTSPPPRFTEATLVKKLEELGIGRPSTYASTLSVLRDRGYVRMEDKRFFPEDKGRVVIAFLENFFRRYVEYDFTASLEDQLDKVSAGDLDWKALLRDFWRDFSASVEEIADLRIGDVIEKMNVELAPLIYPPREDGSDPKVCPSCNVGELSLRLGKHGAFVGCSNYPDCRYTRPLGATDTPPQAAGDGALGEHPETGATIYLKDGRFGPYLEMTVEGEEKPRRGSIPKGWNPADVDLDKAVMLIDLPREVGRHPEDGEPIEAGIGRYGPFVRHGKTYANLQSADEVFEVGLNRAVDLIAEKRANPRGRGGAAAKPLKELGKHPEDGEPINVMSGRYGPYVKHGKTNATLPKGTEPEAVTLEQAVALIAEKAAKGGGKKKAPAKKKAPAKKPAAKKSSGAKKSGASAKKAKS